The genomic DNA TCAATGATTTTTTCGATTCCTTCATAACCAGTTATCGTTTTGAACTTTCCTGGTTTGGCTGAGTTCCGATTGATTTTTTGTGCTAATGCCTTCTTTAAGATACTGTTCACAAGCGTACTTTTCCCTGAACCGGAGACGCCAGTGACCGCCACGAATTCACCCAAAGGAAACTCAACGGACACATTTTTCAAGTTGTTTTCTGTCGCACCTGTGATCTTGATCGCTTTACCTGTACCTTTTCGTCTTGTTTCAGGAACAGGGATCGATTTTTTGCCAGACAGATATTGTCCGGTCAATGAATGTTTATCCTTAGCAACTTGAGCGGGTGTCCCAGCAGAAACGATCTCGCCACCTTGATGTCCTGCACCAGGACCAACATCGATCAAATAATCGGCTGCACGCATCGTATCTTCATCATGTTCCACAACCACTAAGGTATTGCCAAGATCTCGCATTTTCTTCAATGAACCGATCAAGCGATCATTGTCCCGTTGATGTAAGCCAATGGAAGGCTCATCTAAGATATAAAGAACTCCCGATAGATTTGAACCGATTTGTGTGGCTAAACGAATCCGTTGCGCTTCGCCACCTGATAAAGTGCCCGAAGCACGACTAAGTGTCAAATAATCAAGACCGACATTTTCTAAGAATGACAAACGGTCATTGACTTCTTTTAGAATCGGACGAGCGATGACTTTTTCTTGCTCTGATAAAGTTAGATTTTCAAAAAATTCAACGGCATGTTGGATCGACAAGTCATTCGTCTGACCAATATTCGTCCCATTGATCTGTACGGATAAAGCTTGTGGATTCAATCGATAACCGTCACAAGTCTTACACGTCAATTCTGTCATGTAAAGACGCATTTGTTCTCTCGTAAAATCACTGTTCGTATCATGGTAACGGCGTTTGATATTGGTCATCACGCCTTCAAATGACGTTTCAACATCTCTCACTCCACCGAAATCATTTTCGTAGTGAAAATGGAAGGACTCTGAGGTACCATTCAACACGATTTCTTGATGTTCAATAGGTAAGTCTTCAAATGGTGTATCCATATCGATCCCATAACTTTCGCAAGCTTGTGCTAGCATTTGTGGATAATATTGCGAACTGATGGGATTCCAAGGAATGATTGCTCCTTCGTTCAACGTTTTTGTTTTATCTGGGATCACTAGATCGATATCGACTTCTAATTTGACTCCCAAACCATCACAATCCGGACATGCGCCAAATGGTGCATTGAAAGAAAACAAGCGCGGTTCTAATTCTCCTACTGTAAACCCACAGTACGGACACGCATAATGTTCGCTAAAGAGCATCTCTTCTTCGCCAATCACATCGATCAATACATAGCCATCCGCTAAACGAAGCGCTGCTTCGATCGAATCGAATAAACGAGAGCGGACGCCTTCTTTGACCACGATTCGGTCAATCACGATCGCGATATCATGTTTTTTATTTTTTTCTAATTCAGGTACTTCGCTAACGTCATAGGTTTCTCCGTCTACACGGACACGAACATACCCTTCTTTTTGGACACGTTCAAATACTTTTTTGTGTTGTCCTTTTTTCTTTACCACGATCGGTGCTAAAATTTGGATCTTCGTCCGATCAGGCAGTTCTAGCACTTTGTCCACCATTTGTTCGACGGATTGACTAGTGATCTCAATATGGTCATTTGGACAGATCGGATGACCGACCCTAGCAAATAACAAACGTAAATAATCGTTGATCTCTGTCACTGTCCCTACGGTAGACCGAGGGTTTTTACTGGTTGTTTTTTGATCGATCGAGATTGCTGGGCTAAGTCCATCAATACTATCAACATCCGGTTTATCCATTTGTCCCAAAAATTGACGGGCATACGCAGATAAACTTTCAACATATCGGCGTTGTCCCTCTGCGTATAATGTGTCAAAAGCAAGTGAACTTTTCCCTGAACCGGATAATCCGGTGACGACCACGAATTTATCACGTGGGATCGTCACATCGATATTCTTTAAATTATGCGCTCTTGCGCCATGAATAATAATTTTATCGTTAGCCATGTTTACCCCCTACTCAGATGCTTTTAATTCAAGAATCATATCACGTACATTGGCTGCAGTCTCGAAATCCAATGCTTTCGCTGCATCTTTCATTTCTTTTTCTAGTTTCATCAATAATGTTGCTTTTTCTTCTCTTGTCATCTCTTCATAAGAAACTTGCACCGTTTCTTTTGCATCATCTTCTGATTCTTTCGTAATCGAGATCAAGTCTCGGATTTCTTTGATGATCGTTTTCGGAACGATGCCATGGTCCTCATTGTATTGTTGCTGGATACTACGACGTCTTGACGTTTCATCCATGGCTAAACGCATGGAATCAGTGACTCTGTCCGCATACATGATGACTTTACCTTCTGAGTTACGTGCCGCACGTCCGATGGTTTGGACTAATGAACGTTCACTTCGTAAGAACCCTTCTTTATCGGCATCTAAAATAGCGACTAACGATACCTCAGGCACATCTAATCCTTCACGTAGTAAGTTGATACCAACTAATACGTCAAACTCGCCTAAACGAAGATCACGAATGATCTCTGTCCGTTCTAATGTTTTGATATCGCTATGCAAGTATTTTACTTTGATCCCTAACTCTTTGAAGTAATCGGTCAAGTCTTCTGACATCTTTTTCGTCAACGTGGTCACAAATACCCGTTGGTCTTTTTCAACTCGCTCATTGATCTCACCTACCAAATCGTCGATCTGACCCATGATTGGTCGTACCTCGATGACTGGATCTAATAATCCTGTTGGTCGAATGATTTGTTGGACCACTGTATCTGTTTGTTCGTACTCATAAGGTCCAGGAGTAGCAGAAACATAGACGATCTGGTTGACATGTTTCTCAAATTCTTCTAGACGTAAGGGACGGTTATCTAGTGCAGATGGCAAGCGGAAGCCATAATCGACTAGCATTTGTTTTCTCGCACGGTCTCCGTTATACATTCCACGGATCTGTGGCATCGTCACATGAGATTCATCAATGACCATCAGCGCATCCTCAGGGAAGAAATCTAATAACGTATACGGCGGTTCGCCTTCTTTACGACCATCCATATGACGTGAATAGTTTTCGATCCCAGAAGTATAGCCCATCTCTAACATCATCTCGATGTCATAGTTCGTCCGTTGTTCTAAGCGTTGCGCCTCTAATAATTTGTTCTCATTACGCAACACAGTCAAGCGTTGTTCCAGTTCTGCTTTGATATTGGCGACCGCATGTTCCATATGATCGTCATCAGTGACAAAGTGAGTAGCGGGGAAAATAGCGACGTGTTCTGTTTCGCCTAATACTTCACCTGTCAACGCATTCACTTCACGGATTCTTTCGACTTCATCGCCAAAAAATTCAACGCGTAATGCTCGCTCATCACGTGAAGCTGGAAAGATCTCCACGACATCACCACGCACTCGAAAACGACCGCGCTGAAAATCAATATCGTTTCGCTCAAATTGGAT from Enterococcus mundtii includes the following:
- the uvrA gene encoding excinuclease ABC subunit UvrA, which gives rise to MANDKIIIHGARAHNLKNIDVTIPRDKFVVVTGLSGSGKSSLAFDTLYAEGQRRYVESLSAYARQFLGQMDKPDVDSIDGLSPAISIDQKTTSKNPRSTVGTVTEINDYLRLLFARVGHPICPNDHIEITSQSVEQMVDKVLELPDRTKIQILAPIVVKKKGQHKKVFERVQKEGYVRVRVDGETYDVSEVPELEKNKKHDIAIVIDRIVVKEGVRSRLFDSIEAALRLADGYVLIDVIGEEEMLFSEHYACPYCGFTVGELEPRLFSFNAPFGACPDCDGLGVKLEVDIDLVIPDKTKTLNEGAIIPWNPISSQYYPQMLAQACESYGIDMDTPFEDLPIEHQEIVLNGTSESFHFHYENDFGGVRDVETSFEGVMTNIKRRYHDTNSDFTREQMRLYMTELTCKTCDGYRLNPQALSVQINGTNIGQTNDLSIQHAVEFFENLTLSEQEKVIARPILKEVNDRLSFLENVGLDYLTLSRASGTLSGGEAQRIRLATQIGSNLSGVLYILDEPSIGLHQRDNDRLIGSLKKMRDLGNTLVVVEHDEDTMRAADYLIDVGPGAGHQGGEIVSAGTPAQVAKDKHSLTGQYLSGKKSIPVPETRRKGTGKAIKITGATENNLKNVSVEFPLGEFVAVTGVSGSGKSTLVNSILKKALAQKINRNSAKPGKFKTITGYEGIEKIIDIDQSPIGRTPRSNPATYTSVFDDIRDLFAQTNEAKMRGYKKGRFSFNVKGGRCEACRGDGIIKIEMHFLPDVYVPCEVCHGKRYNSETLEVHYKGKSIADILEMTVEDAVEFFQPIPKIHRKLQTIVDVGLGYVTMGQPATTLSGGEAQRMKLASELHKISNGKNFYILDEPTTGLHTDDIARLLHVLQRLVDAGNTVLVIEHNLDVIKTADHLIDLGPEGGEGGGTILATGTPEELVKVKESYTGHYLKKIMEK
- the uvrB gene encoding excinuclease ABC subunit UvrB, with amino-acid sequence MIERDTSRHFELVSKYQPAGDQPEAIKQLVEGVNEGKKAQILLGATGTGKTYTISNLIEKVNKPTLIIAHNKTLAGQLYGEFKEFFPNNAVEYFVSYYDYYQPEAYVPSSDTYIEKDSSVNDEIDKLRHSATSSLLERNDVIVIASVSCIFGLGSPFEYQKQVVSIRQGAEMDRNQLIRDLVSIQFERNDIDFQRGRFRVRGDVVEIFPASRDERALRVEFFGDEVERIREVNALTGEVLGETEHVAIFPATHFVTDDDHMEHAVANIKAELEQRLTVLRNENKLLEAQRLEQRTNYDIEMMLEMGYTSGIENYSRHMDGRKEGEPPYTLLDFFPEDALMVIDESHVTMPQIRGMYNGDRARKQMLVDYGFRLPSALDNRPLRLEEFEKHVNQIVYVSATPGPYEYEQTDTVVQQIIRPTGLLDPVIEVRPIMGQIDDLVGEINERVEKDQRVFVTTLTKKMSEDLTDYFKELGIKVKYLHSDIKTLERTEIIRDLRLGEFDVLVGINLLREGLDVPEVSLVAILDADKEGFLRSERSLVQTIGRAARNSEGKVIMYADRVTDSMRLAMDETSRRRSIQQQYNEDHGIVPKTIIKEIRDLISITKESEDDAKETVQVSYEEMTREEKATLLMKLEKEMKDAAKALDFETAANVRDMILELKASE